The Meiothermus sp. genome segment GAAGCTCGCCAAGAGGCCATAACGCCAGCATGGGCACAGCGACCCCTACAGGAAACCACGGCGCTTCCGTTGAGGGACACCCTGCCCTGCCGCACACCGGCCCTTACGTCGCCCTGACGCTTCGGAACCATACTCATACCAGATTCGGTTAGTTCGTCACCGAAGGGTGACGAACTAACCCGACCGAAGGGAGTGCTCTAGGATTCAAAAAGACGACCTATGGGTTTTTGGTTTTTTGAACTGTCTTTTTTGAATCCGGTATCAGAAGATGATGCCAGCCCTGACAGAACTTGAGCCTCCAGCGCTAAGGCTCTACGATGGGGCGGTGCAACGCCTGGGCATCGTGGATCTGGGGTCGGGAACAGCGCGGCTGGTGGTGTATGTTTATGAGCCAGGTAAGCACTTCCGGTTGGTAGACGAGATTCGGGAAACCGTGCGGCTGGGTGAGGGGCTGGCCACCCAGGGCCGCCTGAGCAAAAGCGGAATGCAGCGGGCTTTATCGGCCCTCAAACTCTACGCCGACTTCGCCCAGGCCACCGACCTGGACGATTTACGGGTCATTGCCACCAGCGCCAGCCGCGACGCCGAGAACGGCGCGGAGTTCATGCGCGAGGTACGCAAGCTGGGGCTTCAGGTGCAGGTGCTCTCCGGAGAGGACGAGGCCCGCTACGGGGTGCTGGCGGTAGCCAACTCGTTCACCTTTGAAGACGCCTGGGTGATGGATCTGGGCGGGGGCAGCGCCCAGCTCTCGCGCATGGAGGGCCGCCAGTACCAGGAGGGCCGGGCCTATCCGCTGGGGGCAGTGCGGCTCACCGAACTGTTCTTGAAGTCCAACCCGCCCAAGAAGGGCGAGATCGAAGACCTCGAGCGCTTCGTGCGCAAGGAGATGAAAGCGGTGCTGGCCCAGTTACGCGAGCATCCCTTGCCCCTGGTGGCGATGGGCGGCACGGTGCGCAACCTGGCCAAGCTGGCCCAGCGGCGCAGGGACTACCCCCTCGACCTGGTCCACGGCTACTATCTTTCACGCGAGGCGCTCGAGGAGGTGGTGGGGCTTCTGGCTCAGCGCACCACCGAGCAACGGCGGCAGCTCG includes the following:
- a CDS encoding Ppx/GppA phosphatase family protein is translated as MMPALTELEPPALRLYDGAVQRLGIVDLGSGTARLVVYVYEPGKHFRLVDEIRETVRLGEGLATQGRLSKSGMQRALSALKLYADFAQATDLDDLRVIATSASRDAENGAEFMREVRKLGLQVQVLSGEDEARYGVLAVANSFTFEDAWVMDLGGGSAQLSRMEGRQYQEGRAYPLGAVRLTELFLKSNPPKKGEIEDLERFVRKEMKAVLAQLREHPLPLVAMGGTVRNLAKLAQRRRDYPLDLVHGYYLSREALEEVVGLLAQRTTEQRRQLEGLQADRADVIVAGGLVYRAVLREGGLEGLWISGQGVREGAFYREFLPAPHLLSDVRGFYVRNLFARYPQDFGHTARVRHFCRLLFRLLAPLHGYGQAEEQLLDEAALLHDIGMSVGYYDHHKHGEYLVMSAAIPGLTHREQVLLGLLVRYHRKGEPRPGAYRSVLQEGDNKRLLRLATLLRISEYLERSRVGRVEGLEVEIGPKQVRLTLLAQEEPWVEMSETRKQAKLFQQAFGYELLVEWKQKD